The Rhododendron vialii isolate Sample 1 chromosome 5a, ASM3025357v1 genome contains a region encoding:
- the LOC131327080 gene encoding UPF0481 protein At3g47200-like, which translates to MLKPRIIVSQFHPKKTKTKTLRTQIKAIAFSIALIKRRYFHSTKMSQGGNDDQQGPKILTKTIGEKFNDGTGKIKSLYSFARIYKVPEDLRKLNECAYVPRLIAIGPLHRKGKHLQKPMQDLKMDYANRLFLRLTEGKADSKIRDEKKDELIQECVEEMKKCTVKAKKYDAQGEATLVDMAKKYYAEELELSDDEMVEMMLVDGCFILELLYVYYHTNYCQVRKDSSSIPQPINGGKGCRKSNRRGCEPPRADPICDSILTANIVRHDLMLLENQIPFFVLEHLFQLTVAKIPTVDQTTGCFPELSLEGYVRSYFSKFLSLEGGQSSGSKPKTSCCLASDHCILSICDSTKKLEQGKTESEKANDYYHILHLIHSSYIPGGEGEETELGIQLNSKKHCELMLSASDLRYAGVKFVPTTDLHKVKFINKGIGCWQCRTLEFRIPTIYIGKTTESFLRNVIALEQCSTRVPRYFTSYAKLMDMFINSEEDVRVLKKDRVIHNYLSTDEDVRDLFNKLCKEVVLEDFHFGEDCREASMFNMRWQTRAVRYVTRLFVASPWPALAFFMGIGAFAIAVYQFGYAIRARVHR; encoded by the exons ATGCTAAAACCCAGAATAATCGTAAGTCagtttcacccaaaaaaaacaaaaacaaaaacactacGTACCCAAATCAAGGCAATTGCTTTCTCGATTGCATTGATCAAAAGACGATATTTCCACTCAACCAAAATGAGTCAAGGGGGTAATGACGATCAGCAGGGTCCCAAGATTCTTACAAAGACCATTGGCGAAAAGTTCAATGACGGTACCGGGAAAATCAAATCCTTGTACTCTTTCGCTCGCATTTACAAGGTGCCCGAAGATCTTCGAAAACTGAATGAATGCGCCTACGTTCCTCGCCTCATTGCTATCGGCCCTCTTCACCGGAAGGGCAAACACCTCCAAAAACCTATGCAAGACCTCAAAATGGATTACGCCAATCGCCTGTTTCTCCGACTGACCGAAGGAAAAGCTGACTCGAAAATTAGGGATGAGAAAAAAGACGAGTTGATACAAGAATGTGTGGAGGAAATGAAGAAGTGCACAGTCAAGGCCAAGAAATATGACGCACAAGGAGAAGCCACCCTGGTGGACATGGCCAAGAAATACTACGCAGAAGAATTAGAGCTGAGTGACGACGAGATGGTGGAAATGATGTTGGTCGATGGTTGCTTCATCCTCGAACTTCTCTACGTCTACTACCATACCAATTATTGTCAG GTTCGCAAGGACTCGAGTAGCATTCCGCAGCCTATTAATGGAGGAAAGGGGTGCAGGAAAAGCAACCGCAGGGGCTGCGAACCGCCAAGGGCAGATCCTATTTGCGATAGCATTTTGACAGCCAACATCGTCAGACACGACTTGATGCTCCTCGAGaaccaaattcctttctttGTGCTCGAGCATTTGTTCCAACTCACAGTGGCTAAGATCCCCACCGTGGATCAGACCACGGGGTGTTTCCCTGAGTTGTCGCTGGAAGGTTATGTCCGTTCTTACTTTTCGAAGTTTCTGAGTCTCGAAGGCGGACAATCTAGCGGTAGCAAGCCAAAAACTAGTTGTTGTTTGGCTAGCGATCACTGTATCCTCTCGATTTGTGATTCTACAAAAAAACTTGAACAGGGAAAGACAGAGTCAGAGAAAGCTAATGACTACTATCACATTCTACACTTAATACACAGTAGTTACATTCCCGGCGGCGAAGGAGAAGAAACCGAACTCGGAATCCAACTAAATTCCAAAAAGCATTGCGAATTAATGCTCTCTGCATCAGACCTCCGCTACGCGGGAGTCAAGTTCGTACCCACTACGGATCTACACAAGGTCAAGTTCATCAACAAAGGCATAGGCTGTTGGCAATGTCGTACCCTCGAGTTTCGAATCCCGACCATCTATATAGGCAAGACCACGGAGTCGTTCCTCCGAAACGTCATTGCCCTGGAACAGTGTTCCACCAGGGTTCCGCGATACTTCACGTCCTACGCGAAGCTCATGGACATGTTCATAAACTCCGAGGAAGACGTCCGAGTGCTTAAAAAGGACAGAGTCATACATAATTACTTGAGCACGGACGAGGACGTCCGTGATCTATTCAACAAGCTGTGCAAGGAAGTTGTACTGGAGGACTTCCATTTCGGCGAGGACTGCCGAGAGGCATCCATGTTTAATATGCGTTGGCAGACGAGGGCTGTGAGATACGTGACTCGACTGTTCGTTGCTTCTCCCTGGCCGGCCCTTGCTTTCTTCATGGGCATTGGCGCTTTTGCGATAGCGGTTTATCAATTTGGTTACGCGATTCGCGCGCGGGTTCATCGATGA